Proteins from a single region of Salinibacter grassmerensis:
- a CDS encoding class I SAM-dependent methyltransferase, with protein MSDKNKSIIKRYLNYLNPDPEKFDKDALKGRQKYKDDYRILAESLSSNINFENFFDVGCAQGLLMMPLHKKGFDVRGIEVSEDVTEFLPDSLKPHVTIGDFQEVAGSYDLVCCVEVAEHIEPARSKALVSKLCDLSDQHIYFTAAPPGQHGHGHINCRPHEHWIRWFNAKGWHVDELTTQKIREDLATVEHTHWLKENSFVLSLH; from the coding sequence TTGAGTGACAAAAATAAAAGTATAATAAAAAGGTACTTAAACTACCTAAATCCCGATCCCGAAAAATTTGACAAAGATGCGCTTAAGGGGAGGCAAAAATATAAAGATGATTACAGAATATTAGCCGAAAGCCTATCGTCAAACATTAATTTTGAAAATTTTTTCGACGTGGGGTGTGCACAAGGACTGTTAATGATGCCACTTCACAAGAAAGGATTTGATGTTCGCGGAATTGAGGTGTCCGAAGATGTGACTGAGTTCCTCCCTGACTCCTTGAAGCCACACGTGACAATTGGGGATTTTCAGGAAGTAGCGGGAAGCTATGACCTCGTGTGCTGCGTGGAGGTGGCTGAGCACATTGAGCCTGCAAGGAGCAAAGCTCTCGTCAGTAAACTCTGTGACCTATCTGATCAGCACATCTACTTTACGGCGGCTCCACCGGGGCAGCACGGTCACGGGCACATTAACTGTCGCCCCCATGAGCACTGGATTCGGTGGTTCAACGCGAAGGGCTGGCATGTAGATGAGCTAACCACTCAAAAAATCCGAGAGGACCTTGCTACGGTAGAGCATACGCACTGGTTAAAAGAGAACAGTTTTGTACTCTCTCTTCACTGA
- a CDS encoding asparagine synthase-related protein, whose amino-acid sequence MNEAQISKFLHYSFYPNPDQWSIPEKIIDASGCAPHESSLIERGEAALRESVEAIFQSESFPENATHTFLLSGGLDSRTILALLLDQVGPDQVAVGSYGVPGASDYEISQLVAQEAGVTSYHYDLRPQNFKWCYEKVLDYAKTLPHPTRMFEAYINHYARTQVVQNCGGATVQWSGWLGETTAGSHLSHYLPNEFGWDAQRGRFARWNNGTTVDLTPIGFDPRAPLPEEPPSSRSNLNYGEQLDYAVRQQCFIKPFVSPSDCFSPFLDEKWLRFILPLPHRLRVNRRLFRKIVRRTWPSLFALPTETNDGLPLKKDTFPGRVSHLFGRIRRRLQRDLPFLSTYKQVQYFDFGTALRTENSFSGLVRSLLTRLDDRAAVPWIDVDRLWKAHKEGMGLNLDLRILAGLELWLEAHE is encoded by the coding sequence ATGAACGAAGCGCAAATTTCCAAATTTCTGCACTATTCGTTTTATCCCAATCCAGACCAGTGGTCTATTCCTGAAAAGATTATAGATGCCAGTGGGTGTGCCCCTCATGAGTCCAGCTTGATTGAGAGGGGCGAAGCGGCGCTCCGAGAATCTGTGGAAGCAATTTTTCAGAGTGAGTCGTTCCCAGAAAACGCCACGCATACTTTCCTGCTGAGTGGAGGACTGGACTCACGAACCATACTCGCTCTTCTCTTAGACCAAGTTGGTCCCGACCAGGTCGCGGTCGGCTCTTACGGTGTTCCAGGTGCCTCCGATTACGAGATTTCTCAACTTGTAGCTCAGGAAGCTGGCGTTACAAGTTATCACTACGATCTGCGCCCACAGAATTTTAAGTGGTGCTACGAAAAGGTCCTTGATTACGCAAAAACCCTCCCCCATCCCACACGGATGTTCGAAGCCTACATCAACCACTACGCTCGAACGCAGGTTGTGCAGAACTGTGGTGGCGCAACTGTCCAATGGAGCGGATGGTTGGGGGAAACGACGGCAGGATCGCACCTCAGCCACTACCTTCCGAATGAGTTTGGGTGGGATGCCCAACGTGGTCGGTTTGCCCGGTGGAACAATGGAACGACTGTAGATCTGACTCCGATCGGTTTCGATCCGCGAGCACCGCTGCCGGAAGAACCGCCTTCTAGTCGTAGCAATCTGAATTATGGAGAGCAGCTAGATTACGCCGTCCGTCAGCAGTGTTTCATAAAGCCATTCGTTAGTCCGTCAGACTGCTTTTCTCCATTTCTGGATGAGAAGTGGCTTCGGTTTATACTTCCGCTTCCACATCGGCTCCGCGTCAATCGGCGACTGTTCAGGAAAATTGTCCGTAGGACGTGGCCAAGCTTATTTGCGCTTCCAACCGAAACGAACGACGGATTGCCACTAAAGAAGGATACCTTCCCCGGCCGAGTTTCTCATCTGTTTGGGAGAATACGTCGACGACTACAGCGTGATCTTCCTTTTTTGTCTACCTACAAGCAGGTCCAGTACTTTGATTTCGGTACAGCACTGCGGACCGAAAACTCATTTAGTGGACTTGTCCGATCACTTCTCACGAGACTGGATGATCGTGCTGCCGTGCCGTGGATAGATGTGGATCGGTTATGGAAAGCCCACAAAGAGGGAATGGGCCTAAATCTTGATCTCCGAATTCTAGCCGGGCTGGAATTATGGTTGGAAGCGCATGAGTAG
- a CDS encoding glycosyltransferase gives MSVVMSVYNDCPYLGEAVQSILEQTFDNFEFVIINDGSTDGSKEVLEQFEEQDDRIRLFHQKNRGLTPSLNRGLHEARGAYIARMDGDDISRPKRLEKQVRFLDSNSEVGIVGTRVDQMDADGESNGEWHLPTKPDLIAWELLFHNCLCHPSVMIRHSLLEELGGYANWAAQAQDYELWTRAVLESRLANLPEKLHRLRRHGNSITDTKRAEQLQVCCEATARLHEALLGVEANEKFAYFLAWMHHENVQIAIEETGLRKLPGVHEYVRTLYRVYVRAVLPKHRNMEVRHNALYKLDTLANDIQRHEGRFAGSLHRLRARFMHPRSEFALWLIQAVKIKLSKINVFSV, from the coding sequence GTGAGCGTCGTGATGTCGGTCTACAATGACTGCCCCTATTTGGGGGAAGCCGTGCAGAGCATACTTGAGCAGACCTTCGATAACTTCGAGTTCGTGATTATTAACGACGGCTCCACTGACGGCTCAAAGGAAGTACTGGAGCAGTTTGAAGAGCAAGATGATCGCATCAGGCTGTTCCACCAGAAAAATCGAGGGCTCACCCCGTCTCTCAACCGAGGTCTTCATGAGGCTCGAGGTGCTTACATTGCCCGTATGGATGGCGATGACATTAGCCGGCCGAAGCGTTTGGAGAAACAGGTGCGCTTTTTGGATTCGAATTCGGAAGTCGGAATTGTGGGTACCCGGGTCGATCAGATGGATGCGGACGGAGAGTCGAACGGAGAGTGGCATCTCCCGACTAAGCCGGATCTCATCGCTTGGGAGTTGCTCTTCCACAACTGTCTGTGTCACCCCAGTGTCATGATACGCCACAGTCTCCTGGAGGAACTTGGCGGATATGCGAACTGGGCAGCACAGGCACAGGACTATGAATTGTGGACTCGCGCTGTCCTTGAATCACGCCTGGCAAATCTTCCGGAAAAACTACACAGACTGCGGCGCCACGGCAATTCGATCACAGACACGAAGCGAGCAGAGCAGTTGCAAGTTTGCTGTGAAGCTACGGCTCGTCTTCACGAGGCCTTATTGGGTGTAGAGGCAAATGAGAAATTTGCCTATTTCCTTGCCTGGATGCATCACGAGAATGTGCAGATCGCGATCGAGGAAACGGGACTGAGGAAGCTTCCCGGCGTGCACGAGTATGTCCGGACCCTTTACCGTGTTTACGTGCGGGCCGTACTTCCCAAACACAGGAATATGGAGGTTCGTCATAACGCCCTGTATAAGCTGGATACACTTGCGAATGACATTCAGAGACATGAGGGGCGGTTCGCGGGGAGTTTACACAGGTTGCGGGCACGGTTCATGCACCCCCGTAGCGAGTTCGCGTTATGGCTCATACAAGCGGTTAAGATAAAGCTCTCCAAGATCAATGTTTTTTCTGTCTAG
- a CDS encoding transposase, with protein MLRPGQKADLSEAEALIEGCRFEALIADKGFDSNDFIKQVESLEMVVVIPPRKTESSSERSTAPPTQIATRSNGSLAGSRTRYEKTDRNYSCFLYFASIVTWLL; from the coding sequence TTGCTCCGACCTGGCCAGAAGGCAGACCTCAGCGAAGCGGAAGCTTTAATCGAAGGATGCCGATTCGAAGCCCTGATCGCTGATAAAGGCTTCGACAGCAATGATTTCATTAAGCAGGTGGAATCCCTGGAGATGGTCGTTGTGATTCCGCCTCGGAAAACCGAATCGTCCAGTGAGAGATCAACCGCACCTCCTACGCAGATCGCGACAAGATCGAATGGTTCTTTGGCCGGATCAAGAACTCGATACGAGAAAACAGACCGAAACTACAGTTGTTTTTTGTATTTCGCTTCAATCGTGACGTGGCTCCTCTGA
- a CDS encoding transposase: MDIRNRFPVDGSSRFLSKSYDLNASTRQFFDTPFLTPVGGELPICFRAKRPIPGRTARDNRLFLDAVLWIVRTGSPWRELSDHFGK; the protein is encoded by the coding sequence GTGGACATTCGGAACCGATTCCCGGTCGACGGGTCGAGTCGGTTTCTTTCTAAAAGCTATGACCTCAATGCTTCGACACGCCAATTCTTCGACACGCCATTTCTGACGCCGGTTGGGGGCGAATTGCCGATCTGCTTCCGGGCAAAAAGACCGATTCCAGGCCGCACGGCTCGCGATAATCGCCTTTTTCTGGACGCCGTTCTCTGGATTGTCCGGACGGGATCGCCCTGGAGGGAGCTCTCCGATCATTTTGGCAAGTGA
- a CDS encoding glycosyltransferase, with amino-acid sequence MNSGDRVRLLHQENQGLIASLSRGIDEARGAFIARMDGDDISASERFERHVEFLNANGWAQRSPISTRRDGHMDSSCGRGRYCLEAAV; translated from the coding sequence GTGAATTCGGGCGACCGAGTTCGGCTTCTTCACCAAGAAAACCAGGGACTAATCGCGTCCCTGAGTCGTGGGATTGACGAGGCCAGGGGAGCGTTCATTGCCCGCATGGATGGCGATGATATTTCTGCCTCGGAGCGGTTCGAGCGCCATGTCGAATTCCTAAACGCGAACGGGTGGGCACAAAGATCTCCTATATCGACTCGGAGGGACGGGCACATGGACTCTTCCTGCGGACGTGGACGCTATTGCCTAGAAGCTGCTGTTTAA
- a CDS encoding glycosyltransferase codes for MYAYVTELERQGEDNHVLTFERKNEEQRPFPKVRVVDEDSGRWHLRRLWHRVRLMGRENASYRSMQRLMKERFLDSIREVDPDVIHAHFGPEAVEVASYADQLGIPLVVTFYGYDISQLPKEKNWREKYRELWTHVDAATVLSEEMKEEVEDLGCSPNKLNIVHLSRNLDDFPYERPDRRVQNILFVGRLVEKKAPLDAIQAVERANSQGAELSLVMAGGGHLRGKIEAYVEENGLSERVTLLGEVENEVVARRMREVDAFMLPSKTAPSGDQEGTPTVLIEAQASGLPCVSTWHAGIPEMIPEENHDLLAKEGDVEALADILRDLSSRTVDELAEVADRGRRKVEDEFNLSKEVQKLRAIYRSISCPV; via the coding sequence ATTTATGCATATGTTACTGAGCTGGAACGGCAAGGAGAAGATAACCACGTACTGACTTTCGAAAGAAAGAATGAGGAGCAACGACCGTTTCCAAAGGTCAGAGTTGTGGATGAAGACTCCGGACGCTGGCATCTGAGGCGGCTCTGGCACCGTGTTCGTCTCATGGGCAGAGAAAATGCGTCCTACCGTTCGATGCAGAGGCTCATGAAGGAGCGCTTTTTGGATTCAATCCGGGAGGTTGATCCCGATGTGATTCACGCTCACTTCGGTCCTGAAGCGGTCGAGGTTGCATCCTATGCCGACCAGTTGGGAATCCCTCTGGTCGTGACCTTCTATGGCTATGATATCTCCCAGCTTCCAAAAGAAAAAAACTGGAGAGAAAAGTACAGAGAACTCTGGACACACGTAGACGCTGCAACCGTGCTTTCCGAGGAGATGAAAGAGGAAGTTGAGGATCTTGGATGTTCTCCTAATAAACTGAACATTGTCCATCTGAGTAGAAATCTGGATGACTTCCCGTACGAGCGTCCTGATCGTCGCGTCCAGAATATTCTTTTTGTCGGACGTCTCGTCGAAAAGAAAGCCCCCCTCGACGCGATCCAAGCTGTAGAGAGAGCGAACAGTCAAGGAGCCGAACTCAGTTTGGTGATGGCGGGTGGTGGACATCTTCGAGGGAAGATAGAGGCATACGTAGAGGAGAATGGACTTTCTGAGCGTGTCACCCTTCTTGGGGAAGTGGAAAATGAAGTGGTTGCCCGGCGGATGAGAGAGGTCGATGCCTTCATGCTTCCCAGCAAAACCGCACCGAGTGGGGATCAGGAGGGCACCCCCACTGTGCTAATCGAAGCTCAGGCATCGGGCCTTCCCTGCGTTTCTACCTGGCACGCTGGAATTCCGGAGATGATACCTGAAGAAAACCACGACCTTTTGGCCAAAGAGGGAGATGTTGAGGCCCTTGCGGATATTCTGAGGGATTTATCTTCGAGAACCGTCGATGAGCTCGCGGAGGTAGCCGACCGTGGGCGTAGGAAAGTAGAGGATGAGTTCAACCTCTCCAAAGAAGTGCAGAAGCTGCGAGCCATTTACCGCTCAATCAGCTGTCCAGTCTGA
- a CDS encoding sulfotransferase has product MNDQPYVSYLVAGTQRSGTTVTHHCLRGHPHVSALREELAFDPFFADGLAAFTFGRSGTTAEQKQGRRHLFDALTAPERTAETRACGVKCAFGHGKQAEHFAEVLREEFPEAKVVHVVRRDQVAQFGSFVKARSTSVFHRTGDADGNVGKGNTGTSPVLTLDPHNFARYMLDIHEANAYLRRLGETHDVFTVEYESDILQGDLRSNDALFSFVNVEPREAVWLRHRKVSPAPEMYIANYAALSDLQAEIESRLNAGHSTAELREEYAPPLSKSLYQTGRHWVKHPGYAAHQIAHGLKKVFGSSQTEPSS; this is encoded by the coding sequence ATGAACGATCAACCGTACGTCTCGTATCTCGTCGCTGGCACTCAGCGCAGCGGGACGACCGTAACACATCACTGCCTACGAGGACATCCGCATGTGAGCGCGCTTCGGGAGGAATTAGCCTTTGACCCGTTCTTCGCTGATGGGCTCGCAGCGTTCACCTTCGGACGATCTGGCACCACGGCAGAGCAAAAGCAGGGGCGCCGTCATCTCTTTGATGCTCTCACCGCGCCAGAGCGGACCGCTGAAACTCGCGCTTGCGGTGTGAAGTGCGCCTTTGGACACGGGAAACAGGCTGAACATTTTGCGGAAGTGTTGCGCGAAGAGTTTCCGGAAGCGAAGGTTGTCCATGTCGTGCGCCGCGACCAGGTAGCGCAGTTCGGCTCCTTTGTCAAGGCAAGGTCGACAAGCGTTTTCCATCGCACCGGCGATGCCGACGGCAACGTTGGTAAAGGCAATACAGGCACCTCGCCCGTATTGACGCTCGATCCGCATAACTTTGCCCGGTACATGCTCGATATACACGAGGCCAACGCATATCTGCGCCGCCTGGGTGAAACGCACGATGTCTTCACTGTCGAGTACGAGTCCGACATCCTCCAGGGCGATCTCCGAAGCAACGATGCCCTGTTTTCTTTCGTGAACGTTGAGCCGCGGGAGGCGGTGTGGTTGCGGCATCGCAAGGTTTCTCCTGCGCCCGAGATGTATATCGCCAACTATGCCGCGCTGTCGGACTTGCAAGCCGAGATCGAGAGCAGGCTCAACGCTGGCCATTCGACCGCGGAGCTTCGCGAAGAGTACGCGCCCCCGCTCTCCAAATCCCTCTATCAAACGGGAAGGCACTGGGTCAAACATCCGGGGTACGCTGCCCACCAGATCGCGCACGGTCTTAAGAAGGTATTTGGCTCATCTCAGACGGAGCCGTCTTCATGA
- a CDS encoding glycosyltransferase family 4 protein, whose translation MNVALITYEYPPETGGGGIGTYVANAARMLHKHGHRVEVFAGGERSRSTETPFGASLHRVECACRADFSDAVVPAFAERYQTAGFDVVEGPEYHADAAGIREVFPEIPLVVKLHTASCILKEVNINRHLTLWDKARFLVGGGIRGQVPSPHWTYDPIEDAERKHALAADVVAAPSRSIGERMVKWWGLQREKIFHFPYPFEASNSLLNVDPDTDTQRVTFVGRLEMRKGVLDLAEAIPKVLTQCPDAHFRFIGDAQAHPRTGEDLRAVMERRLQSYNESVEFTGFVPYSEIPSYLSETDICVFPSLWENFPNVCLEAMSAARGVVGSSSGGMSEMLDDGTYGRVVTPQRPSELADAILDLLNHPEERKRLGRAARERVQESYSFEAVVPQQEACYEAAIRRHETHAT comes from the coding sequence ATGAACGTTGCTCTCATCACGTACGAATACCCCCCAGAAACCGGGGGGGGAGGCATTGGCACCTATGTCGCCAATGCCGCCCGCATGTTACACAAGCATGGCCACCGTGTCGAGGTGTTTGCCGGTGGGGAGCGGTCTCGCAGCACAGAGACTCCGTTTGGGGCATCACTGCACCGCGTCGAGTGCGCGTGCCGGGCCGACTTCTCTGATGCCGTCGTACCCGCGTTCGCTGAACGCTACCAGACGGCCGGGTTTGATGTTGTGGAAGGACCGGAGTACCACGCCGACGCCGCAGGCATTCGGGAGGTGTTTCCCGAAATTCCGCTGGTGGTGAAGCTGCATACGGCCAGTTGCATACTGAAGGAAGTAAATATCAATCGTCACCTAACCCTGTGGGACAAGGCGCGTTTTCTTGTGGGAGGGGGCATACGCGGACAGGTGCCGTCGCCGCACTGGACCTACGACCCCATAGAAGATGCTGAGCGGAAACATGCCCTTGCGGCGGATGTCGTGGCGGCGCCATCTCGGAGTATTGGAGAGCGTATGGTTAAGTGGTGGGGACTGCAGAGAGAGAAGATCTTCCACTTTCCGTATCCGTTTGAAGCGAGCAACTCGCTTCTGAACGTAGATCCGGATACCGACACACAGCGTGTCACGTTTGTCGGGCGACTGGAGATGCGGAAGGGGGTGCTCGATCTGGCCGAGGCTATTCCAAAAGTACTGACCCAGTGCCCCGATGCCCACTTTCGATTTATTGGGGATGCACAGGCCCATCCGCGAACCGGTGAAGACCTGCGAGCTGTGATGGAGCGACGACTCCAGTCCTACAATGAATCGGTGGAGTTTACAGGGTTCGTCCCGTATTCCGAAATCCCCTCATATTTATCAGAAACCGATATTTGCGTTTTCCCGAGTTTATGGGAAAACTTTCCGAATGTCTGCCTGGAAGCAATGAGCGCCGCCCGAGGAGTCGTGGGAAGCAGCTCGGGAGGAATGTCTGAGATGCTCGATGATGGGACCTACGGTCGTGTCGTTACGCCTCAGCGTCCAAGTGAGCTTGCTGACGCGATCCTCGACCTTCTCAATCATCCTGAGGAGCGGAAGCGTCTCGGAAGAGCAGCCCGAGAACGCGTACAGGAGAGCTACAGCTTCGAAGCAGTAGTTCCCCAGCAGGAAGCCTGTTATGAAGCCGCCATTCGCCGACACGAAACACACGCCACATAA
- a CDS encoding glycosyltransferase, translated as MSIDVSAIVCTHNPRDDHLRRTLSGLRRQSLDDDRWELLIIDNASDAQLADQIDVSWHPNGRVVREDQVGLTHARLRSFHEAEASLLVYIDDDNVLAPTYLERVVELFEKYSGVGALGGKALPEYEVDPPSWFDKVGMDLGCRDLGGEVQTASWTDVPVDERTYPECAPIGAGLAIRREAYQTYVESAARDARRTALGRAGESLASGEDNDIVMTLLEEGWSVGYFPSLELTHLIPKERVMPDYLAEMAESSNKTWVTVLDVHDIRPWPPIFEWTVPLRKMRAYLMTRAWKGPLERIKWGGACGQFEGQALLSGKTGSHSSNPSGVNEVQ; from the coding sequence ATGAGCATTGACGTTTCGGCCATCGTATGCACCCACAACCCGCGTGATGACCACCTCCGCCGTACCCTTTCCGGGCTACGCCGTCAGTCGCTGGACGACGACCGATGGGAACTGTTGATCATCGATAATGCAAGTGACGCACAGCTCGCCGACCAGATCGACGTGTCCTGGCACCCGAACGGGCGTGTCGTCCGCGAGGACCAGGTGGGACTGACCCACGCTCGTCTTCGTAGCTTCCACGAGGCCGAGGCGTCCCTCCTCGTGTACATCGACGACGATAATGTCCTGGCCCCTACGTATCTGGAGCGTGTCGTCGAGCTTTTTGAGAAGTACTCCGGGGTAGGGGCCCTCGGCGGGAAGGCCTTGCCGGAGTACGAAGTGGATCCGCCCAGCTGGTTCGACAAGGTCGGAATGGATCTGGGATGCCGTGATTTGGGTGGCGAGGTGCAGACGGCCTCATGGACGGATGTCCCGGTCGATGAGCGGACGTACCCCGAGTGCGCGCCGATTGGGGCGGGGTTGGCCATCCGCCGAGAGGCATACCAAACGTACGTTGAGTCGGCAGCACGGGACGCCCGGCGGACCGCCCTGGGTCGAGCCGGTGAGAGTCTCGCGTCCGGCGAGGACAACGACATTGTGATGACGCTGCTGGAAGAAGGCTGGTCGGTGGGGTACTTCCCGTCCCTTGAGCTCACACACCTGATTCCGAAAGAGCGAGTCATGCCCGACTATCTCGCCGAAATGGCGGAGAGCTCCAACAAAACGTGGGTGACGGTTCTGGACGTTCACGACATTCGCCCATGGCCTCCCATTTTTGAATGGACCGTGCCGCTACGGAAGATGCGTGCCTATCTCATGACGCGGGCCTGGAAGGGGCCACTTGAGCGTATTAAATGGGGAGGTGCATGTGGACAGTTCGAAGGGCAAGCACTACTGTCCGGGAAGACTGGGTCTCACTCATCCAATCCCTCTGGCGTTAATGAAGTCCAGTAA
- a CDS encoding sulfotransferase, which yields MSTSLFHKLRWRAHEYSARAQNWLIENQWLPGHHDYQRFIIVCDIRTGSTMLRSFLADHPSVRMFFELFHLFPDNVPFDVKGYKQKGGNPEVVQRRNTDPVKFLKTDVFTRQPLFVQAVGFKLLYTQARSQHMWWQDPPYERWWTHIDRSVDWKETTSDLWGYLAEETDIAIIHLTRENLLKQKVSAQLAKKTGHWGAGATGGVNEDDAEPTVSLNPKHCYEDFEAKRQMQEQIEERFSDHRLLAVTYEQLVENRNQMLRHVQEFIDVPIRPLQTETEKQRKRPLSRVIENYDVLRREMKRTPWIRFFEE from the coding sequence ATGTCTACTTCTCTGTTCCACAAGCTCCGCTGGCGAGCACACGAGTACAGCGCACGGGCTCAAAACTGGCTCATTGAAAACCAGTGGCTTCCTGGTCACCATGACTATCAACGATTTATCATTGTGTGCGATATTCGAACGGGGTCTACGATGCTTCGGTCGTTTTTGGCCGACCATCCATCGGTTCGAATGTTTTTTGAGTTGTTCCATCTGTTCCCCGACAATGTCCCCTTCGACGTAAAAGGCTATAAACAAAAAGGTGGAAATCCCGAAGTCGTGCAGCGGCGAAACACGGATCCAGTCAAGTTCCTTAAGACGGATGTTTTTACGCGCCAACCACTGTTTGTACAGGCCGTCGGATTTAAGCTCCTCTACACACAGGCCCGCTCCCAGCACATGTGGTGGCAAGATCCGCCGTACGAACGCTGGTGGACTCATATCGACCGGAGTGTGGACTGGAAGGAAACAACATCGGACCTGTGGGGCTATCTGGCTGAGGAAACAGACATCGCAATCATTCACCTGACGCGCGAGAATTTACTAAAGCAAAAGGTGTCTGCCCAACTGGCCAAAAAAACTGGCCACTGGGGGGCTGGTGCAACCGGTGGTGTAAACGAAGACGATGCAGAACCTACCGTGTCGCTCAATCCAAAACACTGCTACGAAGACTTCGAGGCTAAACGCCAGATGCAGGAGCAAATCGAGGAGCGGTTTTCTGATCATCGTCTCCTCGCAGTCACCTATGAACAACTTGTCGAGAATCGGAATCAGATGCTGCGTCACGTCCAAGAGTTCATCGATGTGCCCATTCGGCCGCTTCAGACCGAGACGGAGAAGCAAAGAAAACGTCCTCTTTCCCGGGTAATTGAAAACTATGACGTTCTCCGTCGAGAGATGAAGAGGACCCCATGGATACGGTTTTTCGAAGAGTAG
- a CDS encoding glycosyltransferase family 2 protein, whose protein sequence is MESPLVSICMPAYNAEDYVADAIDSALAQTWSPLEIVVVNDGSTDCTGEILDAYDFECDRLRVSHQENQGQCAAANDAYRAAHGDLIKFFDADDLLSPDFVERQVEQLDGSTTHVASAEWARFYDDPSESTFEPEDVWRDMDPVDWLVTAWGDARPMMQCALWLIPRPVLEEAGLWDERLSLINDFEFFTRVLVHAEGVRFTPGARMYYRSGLDESLSGQDSREHVESAFRSLMDGTQHLLDREDSPRTRRAAANMLRNFVYEYYPDYSNLRAKIEARVEELGGSDLEPQGPPGFELLRPILGWKLARRVQHFAERNKLTRAGLSSHLESYGLGSA, encoded by the coding sequence ATGGAAAGCCCCCTCGTTTCCATCTGCATGCCTGCCTACAACGCGGAAGACTACGTCGCCGACGCTATAGATTCTGCACTCGCTCAGACCTGGTCACCCCTCGAAATCGTCGTCGTGAACGATGGATCGACGGATTGCACCGGAGAGATCCTTGATGCGTACGATTTCGAATGCGACCGACTCCGCGTCTCACATCAAGAGAATCAAGGCCAATGTGCGGCGGCTAATGACGCGTACCGGGCCGCCCATGGGGACCTGATAAAGTTCTTTGATGCCGACGATCTCCTCTCACCAGACTTTGTAGAAAGACAAGTAGAACAGCTTGATGGGAGCACCACGCACGTAGCGTCGGCCGAGTGGGCGCGGTTCTACGACGACCCGTCGGAGTCGACCTTTGAGCCGGAGGACGTGTGGCGAGACATGGACCCGGTCGACTGGCTCGTGACCGCATGGGGGGACGCGCGCCCCATGATGCAGTGTGCACTGTGGCTTATCCCTCGTCCAGTCCTTGAAGAAGCAGGGCTCTGGGACGAACGCTTGTCGCTGATTAACGACTTTGAGTTCTTTACTCGCGTGCTGGTGCACGCTGAGGGTGTGCGATTCACCCCGGGGGCCCGGATGTATTACCGCTCCGGCCTCGACGAAAGCCTATCGGGGCAGGACAGCCGTGAGCACGTCGAGTCAGCGTTTCGCTCGCTCATGGACGGAACGCAGCATCTGCTGGACCGCGAAGACAGCCCGCGCACCCGCAGGGCCGCCGCCAACATGCTGCGGAACTTCGTCTACGAATACTACCCGGACTATTCGAACCTGCGAGCTAAGATAGAGGCTCGGGTTGAGGAATTGGGGGGGAGTGACCTGGAGCCGCAAGGACCTCCGGGGTTCGAACTATTGCGTCCGATCCTCGGTTGGAAACTGGCACGTCGTGTACAGCACTTCGCGGAGCGAAATAAGCTCACACGAGCCGGACTGTCGTCGCATCTGGAGAGTTATGGATTAGGCTCTGCCTGA